The following are from one region of the Rosistilla carotiformis genome:
- a CDS encoding SGNH/GDSL hydrolase family protein: MQEADSTDPGAPQAATDTEETTKVKSQWLRRLLLAGGVLTIVALAYIELTLRRPIGSGPAGPEVAPAAFSEPWSSRQFKLLGIGDSVTAGLGAKSPAHSYFQRLLKNPEDEFAGMQGICLSRVLPNIEAENLAVSGSTSPMHWEVVQRLSTHAVETFGIVVMTTGGNDLIHSYGRSPAREGAMYGATLEQAQPWSDNFAARLDRMLDRIDESFPGGCEIFLADIYDPTDGVGDAPSIFLPPWPDGLAIHARYNTIIQAAAERRSNVTLVPMYEAFLGHGSHCRQFWRSTYDRSDPHYWFFSNIEDPNDRGYDAIRRLFLNAIVTRRDVLPSGGSTE; encoded by the coding sequence ATGCAAGAGGCTGATTCCACGGATCCGGGAGCTCCACAGGCGGCAACCGACACCGAAGAGACGACGAAGGTGAAGAGCCAGTGGTTGCGGCGACTGCTGTTGGCCGGCGGTGTTTTGACGATTGTCGCGTTGGCCTACATCGAGCTGACGCTGCGGCGACCGATCGGTAGTGGGCCAGCAGGCCCCGAGGTCGCGCCAGCAGCTTTTAGCGAACCGTGGTCGTCGCGACAATTCAAGTTGCTAGGGATTGGCGACAGCGTGACGGCGGGCTTAGGAGCCAAGAGCCCTGCACATTCTTACTTTCAGCGTCTGCTGAAGAATCCGGAGGATGAGTTTGCGGGGATGCAGGGGATTTGTCTGTCGCGCGTGCTGCCGAACATCGAAGCTGAAAACTTGGCGGTCTCCGGATCGACATCGCCAATGCACTGGGAGGTCGTTCAACGACTGTCAACGCACGCGGTGGAGACCTTTGGAATTGTTGTGATGACGACCGGTGGGAACGATCTGATCCACAGCTACGGCCGTTCGCCAGCGCGCGAAGGGGCCATGTACGGTGCCACTCTGGAGCAGGCCCAACCGTGGAGCGATAACTTTGCGGCCCGATTGGATCGGATGCTCGACCGAATCGATGAAAGCTTTCCTGGCGGCTGCGAGATATTCTTGGCAGACATCTACGATCCGACCGACGGCGTTGGCGACGCGCCAAGTATCTTCCTGCCGCCGTGGCCCGATGGGCTGGCAATCCATGCCCGCTATAACACGATCATCCAGGCCGCGGCAGAACGTCGGTCAAACGTAACGCTGGTCCCGATGTACGAAGCGTTTTTGGGGCACGGATCGCATTGTCGCCAGTTTTGGCGGTCGACCTACGACCGCAGCGATCCGCACTATTGGTTCTTCAGCAATATCGAAGACCCCAACGATCGCGGTTACGACGCCATTCGGCGTCTGTTTTTGAACGCGATCGTTACCCGCCGCGACGTGCTGCCGAGCGGTGGCAGCACGGAATGA
- a CDS encoding Gfo/Idh/MocA family protein — translation MTRLKLGVIGAGHLGKIHAKLLSTIDDVQLVAVSDPFAAARQAIEDQFSVPTFADYRDLLGLVDGVILAAPTDLHAEIGSDVLRAKKHLFIEKPITTTSEDADRLVALAKQNGCTLQVGHVERFNPAWSAAESMLEHPKYIEAVRASSFPGRCLDVGVVMDLMIHDIDLVLSLTSAAVQRIDASGLSVISDHEDVAEARITFECGLVANLKASRISPAAARTMQVYGPRGYANIDFSGPSATLIQPEASIAERSFELTAAGPLADFREQLFSHWLASQSPEIQPRNAILDEQHDFVISIQSGSQPTVSGADGARAVAVAEQVLEAIDCRQWLGDASGPEQVGAFATPPESVEAASQRIHQQRKAA, via the coding sequence ATGACTCGATTGAAGCTTGGCGTGATCGGAGCGGGCCACTTGGGCAAGATCCACGCAAAACTGCTCAGCACGATCGACGACGTCCAACTGGTCGCCGTCAGCGATCCCTTCGCCGCCGCTCGGCAAGCGATCGAGGATCAGTTCAGCGTGCCAACTTTCGCCGACTATCGCGATCTGCTGGGACTTGTCGACGGCGTGATCCTCGCCGCCCCGACCGATCTGCACGCGGAGATCGGCAGCGACGTGCTTCGCGCGAAAAAGCATCTGTTCATCGAAAAACCGATCACCACGACCAGCGAAGATGCCGATCGTTTGGTCGCCTTGGCCAAACAGAACGGTTGCACGCTGCAAGTCGGCCACGTCGAGCGGTTTAATCCTGCTTGGTCGGCTGCCGAATCGATGCTCGAGCATCCTAAATACATCGAAGCGGTTCGAGCCAGCAGCTTTCCCGGCCGCTGCTTGGACGTCGGCGTCGTCATGGACTTGATGATCCACGACATCGACCTGGTCCTCTCGCTCACCTCCGCCGCGGTCCAACGGATCGACGCCAGCGGATTGTCGGTGATCAGCGATCACGAAGACGTTGCCGAAGCTCGGATCACGTTTGAATGCGGTCTGGTCGCCAATCTGAAGGCATCGCGAATCAGCCCCGCGGCGGCTCGAACGATGCAGGTCTACGGCCCGCGAGGCTACGCCAATATCGACTTCTCCGGCCCCTCGGCGACCTTGATTCAGCCCGAGGCTTCGATCGCCGAACGCTCGTTCGAATTGACAGCCGCCGGACCGTTGGCCGACTTCCGCGAGCAATTGTTCAGCCATTGGTTGGCATCGCAGTCGCCGGAGATTCAGCCGAGAAACGCGATCTTGGACGAACAGCACGACTTTGTGATCAGCATCCAAAGCGGCAGCCAGCCGACGGTCAGCGGTGCCGATGGCGCTCGCGCTGTCGCCGTGGCCGAACAGGTTTTGGAAGCGATCGACTGCCGCCAATGGCTCGGCGACGCAAGCGGACCGGAACAAGTGGGCGCGTTTGCGACGCCGCCTGAATCGGTCGAAGCGGCCAGCCAACGGATCCATCAACAGCGTAAAGCCGCCTAG
- the lpxA gene encoding acyl-ACP--UDP-N-acetylglucosamine O-acyltransferase — translation MSVTIAHTAVVDPRAQLGDDVRVGHFCLIGPHARIGAGTHIENHVTIMGHTTIGENNHIFPNVVIGGEPQDLSYQGSPTQVIIGDGNVIREGCTINRATEKEDGITSIGDHCYLMAYAHVAHDCRLSDRIVMANNCMLGGHVHIDHDAILSGGVAVHHYASIGAYCFISGLSRVKQDVPPYMLAEGSPARPRTVNVVGLKRNDFSNDEIRVITEAFKLYYRRSVGVTETRQRLLESGPIQPSLLRLLDFLDHQTGGKNGRGRDRRKAA, via the coding sequence ATGAGCGTCACCATCGCGCACACCGCCGTCGTCGACCCTCGCGCTCAATTGGGCGACGATGTCCGCGTCGGCCACTTCTGCCTTATCGGACCGCATGCTCGCATCGGAGCCGGAACGCACATCGAGAATCACGTCACGATCATGGGGCACACCACGATCGGCGAAAACAATCACATCTTTCCCAACGTGGTGATCGGTGGCGAACCGCAGGACCTCAGCTACCAAGGTTCGCCAACGCAGGTCATCATCGGCGATGGGAACGTGATCCGCGAAGGATGCACGATCAATCGCGCGACCGAAAAAGAAGACGGGATCACGTCGATCGGCGACCATTGCTATTTGATGGCTTACGCCCACGTCGCCCACGATTGCCGTTTGAGCGACCGGATCGTGATGGCCAATAACTGCATGCTGGGTGGACACGTTCACATCGATCACGATGCGATCCTTTCGGGCGGTGTGGCCGTCCACCACTACGCTTCGATCGGCGCGTATTGTTTCATCAGTGGACTTTCACGCGTCAAGCAAGATGTGCCACCCTACATGCTCGCCGAAGGCTCGCCCGCCCGTCCGCGAACCGTCAACGTGGTCGGCCTCAAACGCAACGACTTCAGCAACGACGAAATCCGCGTGATCACCGAGGCGTTTAAGTTGTACTATCGCCGCTCGGTTGGCGTTACCGAAACACGACAACGTCTGCTTGAAAGCGGGCCGATTCAGCCGTCGCTGCTGCGACTGCTCGATTTCCTGGATCATCAAACCGGCGGCAAAAATGGCCGCGGACGCGATCGCCGCAAGGCTGCTTGA
- the lpxC gene encoding UDP-3-O-acyl-N-acetylglucosamine deacetylase — protein sequence MTCQRVEHTIEAACQVTGRGYWSGQQVTVRFLPADPGSGIRFVRTDLPGNPSVPGLVGFRQSMSLRTVLSSDGGAVVSMVEHLMAALAALQIDNCEIQVDAEEMPGMDGSAAAFVDALNSTARVEQSTTIRPYRVDRLLRIGSASNWIEASPSDSDRFEVEYRLDYGDDCPIRPQTAAFQVTPESFAKELAPARTFVTADQAKQLRASGVAGHVTNQDLLIFDDHGLVENSLHFENECARHKAMDLVGDLALAGFPLIGRFVSHRGGHELNASMATQLQQLSCRSMHGSRKTA from the coding sequence ATGACTTGTCAGCGAGTCGAGCACACGATTGAAGCAGCCTGCCAAGTGACCGGTCGCGGTTACTGGTCGGGCCAGCAGGTCACGGTGCGTTTCCTGCCGGCTGACCCAGGCTCGGGGATCCGATTTGTCCGCACCGATCTGCCTGGGAACCCAAGTGTCCCGGGCTTGGTTGGGTTTCGCCAAAGCATGTCGCTGCGAACGGTGTTAAGCAGCGATGGCGGGGCCGTGGTCTCGATGGTCGAGCATTTGATGGCGGCGCTTGCGGCGCTGCAGATCGACAACTGCGAGATCCAGGTCGACGCCGAAGAGATGCCCGGAATGGATGGATCGGCAGCGGCGTTTGTCGATGCCCTCAACTCCACAGCTCGGGTTGAACAATCGACGACGATTCGCCCCTATCGGGTCGACCGTTTGTTGCGAATTGGTTCGGCGTCGAATTGGATCGAGGCGTCACCAAGCGATTCGGATCGCTTCGAGGTTGAATACCGGTTGGACTATGGCGACGATTGCCCGATCCGTCCGCAGACCGCAGCTTTCCAGGTGACTCCTGAATCGTTCGCCAAGGAACTGGCTCCTGCGAGAACTTTTGTGACAGCGGACCAGGCCAAACAGTTGCGAGCCAGCGGCGTTGCTGGACACGTAACGAATCAAGATTTGCTGATTTTCGACGACCATGGGTTAGTCGAAAACAGCTTGCACTTTGAGAATGAGTGCGCACGCCACAAAGCGATGGACTTGGTGGGAGACCTGGCACTGGCCGGATTCCCGCTGATCGGACGTTTTGTTTCCCATCGCGGTGGACACGAACTGAACGCATCGATGGCAACGCAATTGCAACAATTGAGCTGTCGGTCGATGCACGGTTCTCGTAAAACGGCCTAA
- a CDS encoding OmpH family outer membrane protein yields MRITKATTIILGTLLSIAMVPALASAQQAAGGKIAVIDVAYIFKNSDAIKSEVAQIENSMKAYEQEMANVRKSMQKEAELLKTYKPGSPEYAGQEEKLAGMESKVKLETIRKRKELADAEARIYFDNYQKIRAVVKQVSEYNGIDLVLRYNSEEMELEKQDSVLRGVMKGVVYHSPKLDLTQMVMQAMGTKVATR; encoded by the coding sequence GTGCGGATTACCAAGGCAACGACCATCATTCTCGGTACCCTGTTGAGCATCGCGATGGTGCCAGCGCTGGCATCGGCCCAACAAGCTGCCGGCGGCAAGATCGCAGTGATCGACGTCGCGTACATCTTCAAGAATTCCGACGCCATCAAGTCCGAAGTCGCTCAAATCGAAAACTCGATGAAGGCGTACGAGCAAGAGATGGCGAACGTTCGCAAGTCGATGCAGAAAGAAGCTGAGCTGCTGAAGACTTACAAGCCCGGTTCGCCCGAATACGCCGGCCAAGAAGAGAAGCTGGCTGGAATGGAATCCAAGGTCAAACTGGAAACCATCCGCAAGCGTAAAGAATTGGCAGACGCCGAAGCACGCATTTACTTCGACAACTACCAAAAGATCCGCGCCGTCGTGAAGCAGGTTTCCGAATACAACGGAATCGACCTGGTTCTGCGTTACAACAGCGAAGAGATGGAACTGGAAAAGCAAGATTCGGTTTTGCGTGGCGTGATGAAGGGTGTGGTCTACCACAGCCCTAAGTTGGACCTGACCCAAATGGTCATGCAAGCCATGGGCACTAAAGTTGCCACTCGCTAG
- a CDS encoding M20/M25/M40 family metallo-hydrolase — protein MNIYARLSTVLLIFVGLPVALSSAEELSQQRMQSLQGSDLEAAERIDRDIRYFASEELKGRGVGTPEIAQAAEFIAKRFASLGLRTELIDSQPFQSLAVDSTITVGDPAKNHVQIDRQGAGPLNLQLGKTFNPLALGSSGQVQAPLAFVGYGITAPQANYDDYAGLDVQGKIVIVLRKEPRLGEPNNPLGKTSPTPAAYFSTKMSGAIAHGAVGVIVVNDHASAIELGKQDDSNTEDALLEVTDAGNGSADKKLPTVCVSRAVIDGLLQQSMGRSLLDIEQSIDRDFRPISGLLPGVTASIQTDLQTDKVMARNVIAELPGSGSLAEETVIVGAHYDHVGMGGIGSLAPGTIAVHNGADDNASGTAALLEIARQLSQSQEPQRRRIVFIAFTGEERGLLGSAHYVRNPRFGLEQTVAMLNLDMVGRLKGNVLSVYGTGTAENFDALIRQLNEKSQFSLDIDPSGYGPSDHQSFYEKDIPVLHFFTGLHNDYHRPSDDFDKINLIGLTRITDMVTEATREIATESQRPVFQTTRRGKGIRKQKTAFLGVQLRMSDDRVTIVQVVPDGPAAQAGLMVGDALIQAGDQNLTSIQTVLDYLAGHVGGETLEFQVLRQGQPRSVKAILGEKK, from the coding sequence TTGAATATCTACGCGCGGCTGTCCACGGTCCTGTTGATTTTTGTTGGTCTGCCTGTGGCACTTTCGAGTGCGGAGGAATTGTCGCAGCAGCGAATGCAATCGCTCCAGGGGAGCGATCTCGAAGCGGCTGAGCGGATCGATCGCGACATCCGCTATTTCGCCAGCGAAGAACTCAAAGGACGAGGCGTCGGGACTCCCGAAATCGCCCAAGCGGCGGAGTTCATCGCCAAGCGATTTGCTAGCCTCGGCCTGCGAACCGAATTGATCGACAGCCAGCCGTTTCAGTCGCTAGCGGTCGATTCGACGATCACCGTGGGCGATCCCGCAAAAAACCACGTGCAGATCGACCGTCAGGGCGCCGGCCCGCTGAACCTTCAACTGGGCAAGACCTTCAACCCGCTAGCCCTCGGCAGTTCGGGACAGGTTCAAGCTCCGTTGGCCTTCGTCGGTTATGGGATCACCGCACCACAAGCCAATTACGACGACTACGCCGGTCTCGATGTGCAGGGCAAGATCGTGATCGTGCTCCGCAAAGAACCGCGTTTGGGCGAACCGAACAATCCGCTCGGCAAAACCAGCCCTACACCGGCAGCCTACTTTTCGACGAAGATGAGCGGCGCGATCGCGCACGGTGCCGTCGGGGTGATCGTCGTCAACGACCACGCTTCGGCGATCGAATTGGGCAAGCAAGATGATAGCAATACCGAGGACGCGCTCCTGGAGGTCACCGATGCGGGCAACGGCAGCGCGGACAAGAAACTGCCGACCGTCTGCGTCTCTCGGGCCGTGATCGATGGCTTGTTGCAGCAGTCGATGGGCCGATCGCTGCTGGATATCGAACAGTCGATCGACCGCGACTTCCGTCCGATCAGCGGCTTGTTGCCGGGCGTGACCGCGTCGATCCAAACCGATTTACAAACCGACAAGGTGATGGCTCGCAATGTGATTGCGGAACTGCCCGGCAGTGGATCTCTGGCCGAGGAGACGGTGATCGTTGGTGCTCACTACGATCACGTCGGGATGGGAGGTATCGGTTCGCTGGCTCCCGGAACGATCGCGGTTCACAACGGCGCTGACGACAATGCTAGCGGGACCGCCGCGCTGTTGGAGATCGCTCGCCAGTTGAGCCAATCGCAGGAGCCACAGCGTCGGCGGATCGTCTTCATCGCCTTCACCGGCGAGGAGCGGGGGCTGTTGGGGAGTGCTCATTATGTCCGCAATCCGCGGTTTGGATTGGAGCAGACGGTGGCGATGTTGAACCTCGACATGGTCGGCCGGCTGAAAGGGAACGTGCTCTCGGTTTACGGAACTGGAACCGCCGAAAATTTTGATGCACTGATCCGGCAGCTGAATGAAAAGTCTCAATTTTCTTTAGACATCGATCCCAGCGGCTACGGCCCCAGCGATCACCAATCTTTTTACGAAAAGGACATTCCCGTACTGCATTTCTTTACCGGGCTGCACAACGACTATCACCGACCAAGTGATGATTTCGACAAAATCAATTTGATCGGACTGACCCGGATAACCGATATGGTTACCGAGGCGACACGTGAAATTGCGACTGAGTCGCAGCGACCCGTTTTCCAAACCACACGGCGAGGAAAGGGGATTCGCAAGCAAAAAACCGCATTTTTAGGTGTTCAACTTCGCATGTCGGACGATCGGGTGACGATTGTCCAAGTGGTTCCCGACGGGCCTGCGGCACAGGCTGGTTTGATGGTGGGCGACGCTCTGATTCAGGCAGGGGACCAGAATTTAACATCGATTCAAACGGTGTTGGACTATTTGGCGGGGCATGTAGGAGGCGAGACGCTTGAATTTCAAGTGCTTCGCCAAGGGCAACCTCGCAGCGTGAAGGCGATTTTGGGCGAAAAGAAATGA